In Cryptomeria japonica chromosome 1, Sugi_1.0, whole genome shotgun sequence, the sequence TGTTACATAATAAATGCACAACAGTTAGACGAACAGCCTGACAAAGTTGTTAAGATCCTCTACTTGAGGAATAGCAGCATAATCTTCCAGATCTGATTGATACAGTGATATAAATTTATATCAAGCGAACCCAAAATGACTAGCTTCCATAACTCCATCTATATTAAAAAAAACAGTTACTCTAAATACCCACTAATTGTGATTAAATGCTAACTGGTATGCAAGTCTGCAATTTGATAGTACTGTCTGTGTGCGTGAGTTAAAACTGTGAAGAAAACTTTGGGGTTTTCAAGCGCGACGCGAACTGTGGGGAAGAAAGTCAGATGCGTAATGGTCTTTTTTGGGAGATGAAGCATTCATTGGACAGACCCCATTCACGGGAACCACGAGGCTTGACTATTCTGTTAAACACATGACATGCTTTGAATCTGGAATATTTTTTCACGTCGACCTCATTCAATAATCCACGATTTGAAGTAAATGGTTACTGTGTACGTGCATGGTTAAACACTGTGGCACGTGTACGATCTGCAATTGTCCCTTAACAGAATAGTTAATCTGAGTAAACCTTTTTAATGAAAACAAAAATGGAAGTTTGCTGTTAACTTACAGATTTCTGACTTGTGGAGAAACCAATGTGTGTGTATGAGCTCATGCTTTTGTATGCGGTTTTTTCTGGTTGGTTTCTGTTTACAGGAAGCTTGCAGAGCTGGGGTATCACAGAAGTTCTAAGAAATGCAAGGAGAAGTTTGAGAATGTgaacaaatatcacaagaaaaccaAGGACGGGAGAATGGGGAGGCAAGATGGTAAGAGTTATAGGTTCTTCAATGAGCTTGAAGCTCTTTCAAATACAATTAGACATCACTTGGGCACCCAACAGACTGGATTTAATGATGCCCAAGAAGGGGATCGACTTCATCAATCTATGGTCATGGCGGCAGCTGCTGCAGAAACCAGCAATGCAGCTCTAAATGTGTCCTCAGACACCAACAACACCTCGGAGGATGATGAATAtaatgacaacatcatcaacaataataataagaataatgtTATTAGTAACCCACCTCCCAGCAGGATTAAGAAGAGAAAGAGGAAGCAGCATTTTTCTTCCATGGCCATTTTCTTTGAGAGCTTGGTGAAGCAGCTGATGGAGCGTCAGGAGGAGTTACACAGGAAGTTTCTGGAAGCCATAGAGCGTAGAGAGCAAGAGAGATTGAATAGAGAAGAAGCTTGGAGGCGACAGGAAATGGCCAGATTAACCAGAGAAACTGAACTGCGTGCCCAAGAACAGGCCCTTGCAAATACTCGTGAGGCTGCACTTATTGCCTTTTTGCAGAAAATCACAGGAGAAGACATCAAACTGCCCATGGCTTCTGAGGATATCCAAGATGCAGCAGTACAGGAAGAACAGCAGGACAAGGATGGGATGTCTGATCCTTGCAATGGCAGGAGGTGGCCTAAGCCTGAAGTACATGCATTGATAAGGCTAAGAAGTAGCATGGAGGCAAAATTCCAGGAGCCTGGAGTTAAAGGACCATTGTGGGAGGAGATTTCTTCTGGTATGGCCTCCCTTGGATTCCACAGAAGTTCCAAGAGATGTAAGGAGAAGTGGGAGAATATCAACAAGTATTTCAGGAAGACAAAAGATAGCATGAAGAAACGCCCTGAGAATGCTAAAACATGCCCTTATTTTCACCAGCTGGACGCCCTCTATGGCAAAGGCCTGCTCGCTTCTTCTTCTTCAGCAGCAGGCACCAGCAAGAGTAAAGGAGGACATGGGCATGGATCTGATGGTCTCATGCATGAGCAAGCTGCTGGTGAGGATCATGACACCAATGATAAGGATAacaatgatgaggatgaggatgaaggACAGGCACAAGCCAGATCAGATTCAGAACTTTTAGTTATGATTCCTGGAGATAGCCAGGCTGGTGGTGTTAATAATGGACCTGATCTAATGAAAACCAATGCAGATCACTTCTTTCAAGAGGACCATCCTTCTCATCAAAGCCCAAAACGATTCAAGAGCAATAGTAATCAAACACCCATTTCATTGGGTTCTAGCTTTGAACTAAGTGGGAGCTCCAAATTGGAGTCCTCCTCTGATAGCCATAAAAAGGCAGCCAAGATGGAAAGGCTTGTCAGGGAGATGTTTGAGATGCAACAGAAAAAATTTCTTGATGATtttgagaggagagagagggaaCAAGATAGACAGCAAGGCATGAACAAGCATGATCAAAACAGGCAACTTCAGCAGCAGCAGGGAGATGTACAAGATGAACGTTCACAGTCTGCattgatggctttggttcac encodes:
- the LOC131042250 gene encoding trihelix transcription factor DF1 — its product is MQSGGGQYGVPGIQQFMEGCSSHGLFAALAASSSHDTLTTNTHHHLQSQPPQHHNINQQHHLQQQQQNQSFPNQRLLLQQQQQQLGLQAAVVEAEDKSRTRDLSGLSDKANKVFGFRETGGTSTSSNVQGVGDQVVTPLVVLQQQQQQLTDDDGDGERGGGGINRWPMEETLALLKIRSQMDSNFRDSNLKGPLWENVSRKLAELGYHRSSKKCKEKFENVNKYHKKTKDGRMGRQDGKSYRFFNELEALSNTIRHHLGTQQTGFNDAQEGDRLHQSMVMAAAAAETSNAALNVSSDTNNTSEDDEYNDNIINNNNKNNVISNPPPSRIKKRKRKQHFSSMAIFFESLVKQLMERQEELHRKFLEAIERREQERLNREEAWRRQEMARLTRETELRAQEQALANTREAALIAFLQKITGEDIKLPMASEDIQDAAVQEEQQDKDGMSDPCNGRRWPKPEVHALIRLRSSMEAKFQEPGVKGPLWEEISSGMASLGFHRSSKRCKEKWENINKYFRKTKDSMKKRPENAKTCPYFHQLDALYGKGLLASSSSAAGTSKSKGGHGHGSDGLMHEQAAGEDHDTNDKDNNDEDEDEGQAQARSDSELLVMIPGDSQAGGVNNGPDLMKTNADHFFQEDHPSHQSPKRFKSNSNQTPISLGSSFELSGSSKLESSSDSHKKAAKMERLVREMFEMQQKKFLDDFERREREQDRQQGMNKHDQNRQLQQQQGDVQDERSQSALMALVHKLTVNAADYASQ